A DNA window from Pseudomonas tohonis contains the following coding sequences:
- the lptB gene encoding LPS export ABC transporter ATP-binding protein, whose amino-acid sequence MATLKAQHLAKSYRSRQVVRDVSLSIDSGQIVGLLGPNGAGKTTCFYMIVGLVKADQGRVLIDQQDVTHQPMHGRARAGIGYLPQEASIFRKLSVADNIMAILETRKELDRAGRHRELESLLQEFHISHIRDSIGMSLSGGERRRVEIARALATAPKFILLDEPFAGVDPISVGDIKQIIHHLKAKGIGVLITDHNVRETLDICETAYIVNDGQLIAEGSAEEILANQLVKEVYLGHEFRL is encoded by the coding sequence ATGGCGACCCTCAAAGCCCAGCACCTGGCGAAGAGCTACAGGAGCCGCCAGGTGGTACGTGATGTCAGCCTGTCCATCGACAGCGGCCAGATCGTCGGCCTGCTCGGCCCCAACGGCGCCGGCAAGACCACCTGCTTCTACATGATCGTGGGCCTGGTGAAGGCCGACCAGGGCCGCGTACTGATCGATCAGCAGGACGTCACCCACCAGCCCATGCACGGCCGCGCCCGCGCCGGCATCGGCTACCTGCCTCAGGAAGCCTCGATCTTCCGCAAGCTCAGCGTGGCCGACAACATCATGGCCATCCTCGAGACCCGCAAGGAACTCGACCGCGCCGGCCGCCATCGCGAGCTGGAGAGCCTGCTCCAGGAATTCCACATCAGCCACATCCGCGACAGCATCGGCATGAGCCTGTCCGGTGGTGAGCGCCGCCGCGTCGAGATCGCCCGCGCCCTGGCCACCGCCCCCAAGTTCATCCTGCTCGACGAACCCTTTGCCGGTGTCGACCCCATCTCCGTGGGCGACATCAAGCAGATCATCCACCACCTCAAGGCGAAGGGGATCGGCGTGCTGATCACCGACCACAACGTCCGCGAGACCCTGGATATCTGCGAAACCGCCTACATCGTGAATGACGGCCAACTCATCGCCGAAGGCAGTGCGGAAGAGATCCTGGCCAACCAACTGGTCAAGGAAGTCTACCTGGGGCACGAATTCCGCCTCTGA
- a CDS encoding KpsF/GutQ family sugar-phosphate isomerase encodes MSQSSDLIQSAHRTIRLEREAIDTLLGRIDADFVRACELILACKGRVVVVGMGKSGHIGKKVAATLASTGTPAFFVHPAEASHGDMGMITPDDVVLALSNSGSTAEIVTLLPLIKRLGITLISMTGNPQSPLAKAAEANLDARVEHEACPLNLAPTSSTTASLVLGDALAIALLEARGFTAEDFAFSHPGGALGRRLLLKVENIMHGGDSLPRVERGTSLRDALLEMTRKGLGMTAVLETDGRLAGIFTDGDLRRTLDKGVDVRQASIDDVMTAHGKTVRAEMLAAEALKIMDDHKINVLVVVDDNDTPIGALHIHDLTRAGVI; translated from the coding sequence ATGAGCCAGTCCAGCGATCTGATCCAATCCGCACACCGCACCATCCGCCTGGAACGTGAAGCCATCGACACCCTGCTCGGCAGGATCGACGCCGACTTCGTCCGTGCCTGCGAGCTGATCCTCGCCTGCAAGGGCCGCGTGGTGGTGGTGGGCATGGGCAAGTCCGGCCACATCGGCAAGAAGGTCGCCGCGACCCTGGCCAGCACCGGCACGCCCGCCTTCTTCGTCCACCCCGCCGAGGCCAGCCACGGCGACATGGGCATGATCACCCCGGACGATGTGGTGCTGGCCCTGTCGAACTCGGGCTCCACCGCCGAGATCGTCACCCTGCTGCCCCTGATCAAGCGCCTCGGCATCACCCTCATCAGCATGACCGGCAATCCGCAGTCGCCGCTGGCCAAGGCCGCCGAAGCCAATCTAGACGCCCGCGTCGAGCACGAAGCCTGCCCGCTGAACCTGGCCCCGACCTCCTCCACCACCGCATCGCTGGTACTGGGCGACGCCCTGGCCATCGCCCTGCTGGAGGCCCGTGGGTTCACCGCCGAGGACTTCGCCTTCTCCCATCCCGGTGGCGCCCTGGGCCGCCGCCTGCTGCTGAAGGTCGAGAACATCATGCACGGCGGCGACAGCCTGCCCCGCGTCGAGCGCGGCACCTCGCTGCGCGATGCGCTGCTGGAAATGACCCGCAAGGGCCTGGGCATGACCGCCGTGCTGGAGACCGACGGCAGGCTGGCCGGGATCTTCACCGACGGCGACCTGCGCCGCACCCTGGACAAGGGCGTGGACGTGCGCCAGGCCAGCATCGACGACGTGATGACGGCACACGGCAAGACCGTGCGGGCCGAGATGCTCGCCGCCGAAGCCCTGAAGATCATGGACGACCACAAGATCAACGTACTGGTGGTGGTGGACGACAACGACACCCCCATCGGCGCCCTGCACATCCACGACCTGACCCGCGCCGGGGTGATCTGA
- the ptsN gene encoding PTS IIA-like nitrogen regulatory protein PtsN has product MIRLEQILTPGRSLVNVPGGSKKRVLEQIANLVARELPDLDSQDIFESLIAREKLGSTGFGNGIAIPHCRLPGCAAPISAVLRLEAPVDFDAIDGAPVDLLFVLLVPEAATDEHLELLRQIASMLDRTEVRDRLRVAQSSDSLYQVVVDVQNGR; this is encoded by the coding sequence ATGATCCGACTTGAGCAAATCCTGACCCCCGGCCGTTCCCTCGTGAACGTGCCGGGCGGCAGCAAAAAACGTGTCCTGGAACAGATCGCCAACCTGGTTGCTCGCGAACTTCCCGACCTCGACTCGCAAGATATCTTCGAAAGCCTGATCGCCCGGGAGAAACTCGGCTCGACAGGTTTCGGCAACGGTATCGCCATCCCCCATTGCCGGCTTCCCGGCTGCGCCGCGCCCATCAGCGCCGTGCTGCGCCTGGAGGCCCCCGTCGACTTCGACGCCATCGACGGCGCCCCGGTGGACCTGCTGTTCGTACTGCTGGTCCCCGAAGCCGCCACCGACGAGCACCTGGAATTGCTCCGCCAGATCGCCAGCATGCTGGACCGCACCGAAGTGCGCGACCGCCTGCGCGTGGCGCAGAGCAGCGACAGCCTGTATCAGGTGGTAGTGGACGTCCAGAACGGACGCTAG
- a CDS encoding HPr family phosphocarrier protein: MPACEITIINKLGLHARAAAKFVGVAGRYPCQIRVGRNPESLVDGKSIMAVMMLAAGKGTAIHLHTEGEQDDDALNALIELINNRFDEGE; this comes from the coding sequence ATGCCAGCCTGTGAAATCACCATCATCAACAAACTGGGGCTGCATGCCCGTGCCGCCGCCAAGTTCGTCGGCGTCGCCGGCCGCTATCCCTGCCAGATCCGCGTCGGTCGCAACCCGGAAAGCCTGGTGGACGGCAAGAGCATCATGGCCGTGATGATGCTCGCCGCAGGCAAGGGCACCGCCATCCACCTGCACACCGAAGGCGAGCAGGACGACGATGCGCTCAACGCGCTGATCGAACTGATCAACAATCGCTTCGACGAAGGCGAGTGA
- the lptA gene encoding lipopolysaccharide transport periplasmic protein LptA, with protein sequence MRFVKTLPLLLSLGAALGSASAWALPSDRDQPIRVQADSAELDDKQGVAVYRGDVVITQGTLKITGDTVTITQNAQGELEVFTSVGKPAYYEQKPAVDKQIVKAYGMTIQYFAANERIVLIDQAKVIQEGNTFEGEKIVYDTQRQIVNAGRATGTNVGTPRPRIDMVIQPKKKEQQAGQAQ encoded by the coding sequence ATGAGGTTCGTTAAAACCCTCCCCCTACTGCTCAGCCTGGGTGCTGCACTCGGAAGTGCCAGCGCCTGGGCGCTGCCCAGCGACCGTGATCAGCCGATCCGGGTCCAGGCCGACAGCGCCGAACTCGACGACAAGCAAGGCGTGGCGGTCTATCGCGGTGATGTCGTGATCACCCAGGGCACCCTGAAGATCACCGGCGACACCGTGACCATCACCCAGAACGCCCAGGGCGAGCTGGAGGTCTTCACCTCGGTCGGCAAACCTGCCTACTACGAGCAGAAGCCTGCGGTGGACAAGCAGATCGTCAAGGCATACGGCATGACCATCCAGTACTTCGCCGCCAACGAGCGCATCGTGCTGATCGACCAGGCCAAGGTGATCCAGGAAGGCAACACCTTCGAAGGCGAGAAGATCGTCTACGACACCCAGCGCCAGATCGTCAACGCAGGTCGCGCCACCGGCACCAATGTCGGCACCCCGCGCCCACGCATCGACATGGTCATCCAGCCGAAGAAGAAAGAGCAGCAAGCGGGACAAGCACAGTAA
- the hpf gene encoding ribosome hibernation-promoting factor, HPF/YfiA family, with the protein MQVNISGHQLDVTDALRDYVVEKFDRLERHFDKITNVQVIMQVEKLKQKIEATLHIAGGEVVANAEHEDMYAAIDLLTDKLDRQLIKHKEKQLNRQQGATAR; encoded by the coding sequence ATGCAAGTCAACATCAGTGGACATCAACTGGATGTGACCGACGCCCTGCGCGACTATGTCGTCGAGAAGTTCGACAGACTGGAGCGCCACTTCGACAAGATCACCAATGTGCAGGTGATCATGCAGGTGGAGAAACTGAAGCAGAAGATCGAAGCCACCCTGCACATCGCCGGTGGTGAGGTCGTGGCCAATGCGGAGCATGAAGACATGTACGCGGCCATCGACCTGCTTACGGACAAACTCGACCGCCAACTGATCAAACACAAGGAAAAGCAGCTGAACCGCCAGCAGGGCGCAACCGCCCGCTGA
- a CDS encoding KdsC family phosphatase: MSDDLLQRAKGIRLAVFDVDGVLTDGKLYFLVDGSEFKTFNTLDGHGIKMLINSGVRTAIISGRSTPVVERRARNLGIQHLYQGREDKMAVLDELLAELGLDYQQVAYLGDDLPDLPVIRRVGLGMAVASADGFVRQHAHGTTQARGGEGAAREFCELIMRAQGSLDAAQAAYL; encoded by the coding sequence ATGAGCGACGACCTGCTGCAACGCGCCAAGGGCATCCGCCTGGCGGTCTTCGACGTCGATGGCGTACTCACCGACGGCAAGCTCTACTTCCTGGTCGATGGCAGCGAATTCAAGACCTTCAATACCCTGGATGGCCACGGCATCAAGATGCTGATCAACTCCGGCGTACGCACCGCGATCATCTCCGGCCGCAGCACCCCGGTGGTCGAGCGCCGCGCCCGCAACCTCGGCATCCAGCACCTCTACCAGGGCCGCGAGGACAAGATGGCGGTGCTCGACGAACTGCTCGCGGAGCTGGGCCTGGACTACCAGCAGGTCGCCTACCTCGGCGATGACCTGCCCGACCTGCCGGTGATCCGCCGCGTGGGCCTCGGCATGGCCGTCGCCAGCGCCGACGGCTTCGTCCGCCAGCACGCCCACGGCACCACCCAGGCACGCGGTGGCGAAGGCGCCGCACGCGAATTCTGCGAACTGATCATGCGCGCCCAGGGCAGCCTCGACGCTGCGCAGGCCGCCTACCTCTAG
- the rapZ gene encoding RNase adapter RapZ: MRLIIVSGRSGSGKSTALDVLEDNGFYCIDNLPAGLLPELAERALLQTELLHPQVAVSIDARNLPSQLKRFPELLEEARARHIQCDVLYLDADDETLLKRFSETRRRHPLTNEDRSLAEAILDESKLLAPISDLADLKIDTTHLNLYQLRDSIKLRLLNKPEPGTAFLVESFGFKRGMPVDADLVFDVRCLPNPYWKPELRDHSGQDAVVAEYLAAQPDVEEMYQDILGYLNKWLPRFAASNRAYVTVAIGCTGGHHRSVYLAERLGQALKPNLKNVQVRHRDLS, encoded by the coding sequence ATGCGCCTGATCATCGTCAGCGGCCGTTCAGGCTCAGGCAAGAGCACCGCCCTCGATGTCCTCGAGGACAACGGCTTCTACTGCATCGACAACCTGCCCGCCGGCCTCCTCCCCGAACTGGCCGAACGCGCCCTGCTGCAGACCGAGCTGCTGCATCCGCAGGTCGCCGTGTCCATCGACGCGCGCAACCTGCCCAGCCAGCTCAAGCGCTTCCCCGAATTGCTCGAAGAGGCCCGCGCGCGCCATATCCAGTGCGACGTGCTGTACCTGGACGCGGATGACGAGACCCTGCTCAAGCGCTTCTCCGAAACCCGCCGGCGACACCCGCTGACCAACGAAGACCGCTCCCTGGCCGAAGCCATCCTCGACGAGTCGAAGCTGCTCGCGCCCATTTCGGACCTGGCCGATCTGAAGATCGATACCACCCACCTCAACCTCTACCAGCTGCGCGACAGCATCAAGCTGCGCCTGCTGAACAAGCCCGAGCCGGGAACCGCCTTCCTCGTCGAATCCTTCGGTTTCAAACGCGGCATGCCGGTCGACGCCGACCTGGTATTCGACGTGCGTTGCCTGCCCAACCCCTATTGGAAGCCCGAGCTGCGCGACCACTCCGGCCAGGATGCCGTCGTCGCCGAATACCTAGCCGCCCAGCCGGATGTCGAGGAGATGTACCAGGACATCCTCGGCTACCTGAACAAATGGCTGCCGCGCTTCGCCGCCAGCAACCGCGCCTATGTCACCGTCGCCATCGGCTGCACCGGCGGCCACCACCGCTCCGTGTACCTGGCCGAACGCCTCGGGCAGGCACTCAAACCCAACCTGAAGAACGTCCAGGTTCGCCACCGCGACCTCAGTTAA
- a CDS encoding RNA polymerase factor sigma-54, translating into MKPSLVLKMGQQLTMTPQLQQAIRLLQLSTLDLQQEIQEALESNPMLERQEEGEDFDNSDPMAESEQQPNSASQESSFQESSVPTSESESLEDGEWHERIPSELPVDTAWEDVYQTSASSLPSSDDDEWDFTSRTSVGESLQSHLLWQLNLAPMSDTDRLIGVTLIDCINNDGYLEETLEEVVEAFDPELEIELDEVEVVLRRIQQFEPAGVGARDLRECLLLQLRQLPPKTPWLSEAQRLAGDYLDLLGSRDYSQLMRRMKLKEDELRQVIELIQGLNPRPGSQIEASEPEYVVPDVIVRKHNERWLVELNQEAVPRLRVNPHYAGFVRRADSSADNTFMRNQLQEARWFIKSLQSRNETLMKVATQIVEHQRGFLEYGDEAMKPLVLHDIAEAVGMHESTISRVTTQKFMHTPRGIYELKYFFSSHVSTSEGGECSSTAIRAIIKKLVAAENAKKPLSDSKIAGLLEAQGIQVARRTVAKYRESLGIAPSSERKRLM; encoded by the coding sequence ATGAAACCATCGCTAGTCCTGAAGATGGGCCAGCAGCTGACGATGACCCCGCAGCTGCAACAGGCCATCCGCCTACTCCAACTGTCCACCCTGGATCTGCAGCAGGAAATCCAGGAGGCGCTGGAGTCCAATCCCATGCTTGAACGCCAGGAGGAAGGAGAGGACTTCGACAACTCCGACCCCATGGCCGAAAGCGAGCAGCAGCCCAACTCCGCCAGCCAGGAATCCAGCTTCCAGGAATCCAGCGTCCCCACTTCCGAGAGCGAAAGCCTCGAAGACGGGGAATGGCACGAGCGCATCCCCAGCGAGCTGCCCGTCGACACCGCCTGGGAAGATGTCTACCAGACCAGCGCCAGCAGCCTGCCCAGCTCCGACGACGACGAGTGGGATTTCACCTCCCGCACCTCGGTCGGCGAGAGCCTGCAGAGCCACCTGCTGTGGCAGCTCAACCTGGCGCCCATGTCCGATACCGATCGCCTGATCGGCGTCACCCTCATCGACTGCATCAACAATGACGGCTACCTGGAGGAAACCCTCGAGGAAGTTGTGGAGGCCTTCGACCCCGAACTCGAGATCGAGCTCGACGAAGTCGAGGTTGTCCTGCGCCGTATCCAGCAGTTCGAGCCGGCGGGTGTCGGCGCTCGCGACCTGCGCGAATGCCTGCTCCTGCAACTGCGCCAGTTGCCGCCTAAGACTCCCTGGCTGAGCGAAGCGCAGCGCCTGGCGGGCGACTATCTCGACCTGCTGGGCAGTCGCGACTACAGCCAGCTGATGCGCCGCATGAAGCTCAAGGAAGACGAGCTGCGCCAGGTGATCGAGCTGATCCAGGGCCTCAATCCGCGTCCCGGCTCGCAGATCGAGGCCAGCGAACCCGAATACGTCGTGCCGGATGTCATCGTGCGCAAGCACAACGAGCGCTGGCTGGTGGAGCTGAACCAGGAAGCCGTCCCTCGCCTGCGCGTGAACCCGCACTACGCCGGCTTCGTCCGCCGGGCAGACTCGAGTGCCGACAACACCTTCATGCGCAACCAGCTGCAGGAAGCACGCTGGTTCATCAAGAGCCTGCAAAGCCGCAACGAGACCCTGATGAAGGTGGCGACCCAGATCGTCGAGCACCAGCGCGGTTTCCTCGAGTACGGCGACGAGGCGATGAAGCCTCTGGTACTGCATGACATTGCCGAAGCGGTGGGCATGCACGAGTCGACCATTTCGCGCGTCACCACCCAGAAATTCATGCACACCCCCCGTGGCATATACGAGCTGAAATACTTCTTCTCCAGCCACGTCAGCACCTCCGAAGGCGGTGAATGCTCGTCCACCGCCATCCGCGCGATCATCAAGAAACTGGTCGCTGCGGAAAATGCCAAAAAGCCGTTGAGCGACAGCAAGATCGCTGGTTTACTGGAAGCACAGGGTATCCAAGTGGCCCGCCGCACAGTCGCCAAGTACCGGGAATCCCTCGGGATAGCGCCTTCCAGCGAACGCAAGCGGCTGATGTGA
- a CDS encoding ZIP family metal transporter → MLPLLPSGLSLRQVLGLCVMLAGCVLLCWQAVLVAERALEPHLWHALKSGALCALGTAVGTLPVLFMRSISARTSDTLLGFGAGVMLAATVFSLLIPGLESAGQLGFSRWSAGFLMSLGLLLGASALFGLGRLLPERQLEVDTRTDRLVLAPRILLFVIAIVLHNIPEGMAVGVAAGAGLAGADGLALGIALQDLPEGLIISLVLAGAGMSRGWAMLIGAASGVVEPLFALLCAWLVQVSVLLLPWGLALAAGAMLFAVTHEIIPECHRKGHETAASLGLAAGFCLMMVLDTALA, encoded by the coding sequence ATGCTGCCCCTGCTGCCGAGCGGGCTTTCCCTGCGCCAGGTCCTGGGGCTCTGTGTGATGCTCGCCGGTTGCGTGCTGCTGTGCTGGCAGGCGGTGCTGGTTGCCGAGCGTGCGCTGGAGCCCCATCTCTGGCATGCCCTGAAGTCGGGCGCGCTGTGCGCGTTGGGCACCGCAGTCGGGACCTTGCCGGTGCTGTTCATGCGCAGCATCTCGGCGCGTACCTCCGACACCCTGCTGGGTTTCGGTGCCGGTGTGATGCTGGCGGCGACGGTGTTCTCGTTGCTGATCCCCGGCCTCGAGTCTGCCGGGCAGCTGGGCTTCTCCCGCTGGTCGGCGGGGTTCCTGATGAGCCTCGGCCTGTTGTTGGGCGCCAGTGCACTGTTCGGCCTTGGCAGGTTGTTGCCGGAGCGGCAGCTGGAGGTCGACACGCGAACCGATCGCCTGGTGCTGGCGCCGCGCATCCTGTTGTTCGTCATCGCCATCGTCCTGCACAACATCCCCGAGGGCATGGCCGTGGGGGTGGCAGCGGGCGCCGGGCTGGCGGGTGCGGATGGCCTGGCATTGGGCATCGCGCTGCAGGACCTGCCGGAGGGGCTGATCATTTCCTTGGTATTGGCGGGGGCGGGTATGTCACGGGGCTGGGCGATGCTGATCGGTGCGGCATCCGGGGTGGTCGAGCCGCTGTTCGCGTTGCTTTGCGCCTGGCTGGTGCAGGTGTCGGTGCTGCTGTTGCCCTGGGGCCTGGCCTTGGCGGCGGGAGCGATGCTGTTCGCGGTGACCCACGAAATCATTCCGGAGTGCCACCGCAAGGGGCATGAGACCGCCGCGAGCCTGGGGCTGGCGGCGGGCTTCTGTCTGATGATGGTGCTGGATACGGCGCTGGCCTGA
- the mlaE gene encoding lipid asymmetry maintenance ABC transporter permease subunit MlaE encodes MRKKSPLERIRLLGRAGLDVVEALGRSTLFLLRALFGRTGTGAGFQLLVKQLYFVGVLSLPIIVVSGVFIGMVLALQGYNILVEYGSEQAVGQMVALTLLRELGPVVTALLFAGRAGSALAAEIGNMKSTEQLSSLEMIGVDPLKYIIAPRLWAGFISMPLLAMIFSVVGIWGGAMVAVDWLGVYDGSFWANMQNSVEFTEDVLNGVLKSVVFAFVVTWIAVFQGYDCEPTSEGISRATTKTVVYASLAVLGLDFILTALMFGDF; translated from the coding sequence ATGCGCAAGAAGTCTCCGCTCGAGCGCATCCGCCTGCTCGGGCGTGCCGGCCTGGACGTCGTCGAGGCGCTGGGCCGTTCCACCCTGTTCCTGCTGCGTGCGCTGTTCGGCCGTACCGGCACCGGCGCGGGTTTCCAGCTGCTGGTCAAGCAACTGTATTTCGTCGGCGTGCTGTCGCTGCCGATCATCGTCGTGTCCGGTGTCTTCATCGGCATGGTGCTGGCCTTGCAGGGCTACAACATCCTGGTGGAGTACGGCTCCGAGCAGGCGGTCGGCCAGATGGTCGCACTGACCTTGCTGCGTGAGCTGGGGCCCGTGGTCACCGCGCTGCTGTTCGCCGGGCGTGCCGGTTCCGCGCTGGCGGCCGAGATCGGCAACATGAAGTCCACCGAGCAGCTCTCCAGCCTGGAGATGATCGGCGTCGACCCGCTCAAGTACATCATCGCCCCGCGGCTCTGGGCCGGCTTCATCTCCATGCCGTTGCTGGCGATGATCTTCAGCGTGGTGGGAATCTGGGGCGGTGCGATGGTCGCCGTCGATTGGCTGGGGGTCTACGATGGCTCCTTCTGGGCCAACATGCAGAACAGTGTCGAATTCACCGAAGATGTGCTGAATGGCGTGCTGAAAAGCGTGGTCTTCGCCTTCGTGGTGACCTGGATCGCCGTGTTCCAGGGTTATGACTGCGAGCCGACCTCCGAAGGGATCAGCCGCGCAACGACTAAAACCGTGGTCTATGCCTCGCTGGCCGTGCTGGGGCTCGACTTCATCCTGACCGCCTTGATGTTTGGAGATTTCTGA
- a CDS encoding ABC transporter ATP-binding protein codes for MSADNAYAVELKGVTFNRGTRSIFQNVDIRIPRGKVTGIMGPSGCGKTTLLRLIAAQLKPAAGEVWVNGQNLPTLSRADLFDMRKQFGVLFQSGALFTDLDVFENVAFPLRVHTKLPEEMIRDIVLMKLQAVGLRGAIDLMPDELSGGMKRRVALARAIALDPQILMYDEPFVGQDPIAMGVLVRLIRLLNDALGITSIVVSHDLAETASIADYIYVVGDAQVLGQGTPAELMESDNPRIRQFMKGIPDGPVPFHFPAPDYRNDLLGER; via the coding sequence ATGAGCGCTGATAACGCTTACGCCGTCGAGTTGAAGGGCGTCACCTTCAATCGCGGCACACGCAGTATTTTCCAGAACGTCGATATCCGTATCCCGCGTGGCAAGGTCACCGGGATCATGGGGCCGTCCGGCTGTGGCAAGACCACCCTGCTGCGCCTCATCGCCGCGCAGCTCAAGCCAGCGGCTGGAGAGGTCTGGGTCAACGGTCAGAACCTGCCGACGCTGTCCCGGGCCGACCTGTTCGACATGCGCAAGCAGTTCGGCGTGCTGTTCCAGAGCGGTGCGCTGTTCACCGATCTCGATGTGTTCGAGAACGTCGCCTTCCCGCTTCGGGTGCATACCAAGCTGCCCGAGGAAATGATTCGTGACATTGTCCTGATGAAGCTGCAGGCGGTCGGCCTGCGCGGCGCCATCGACCTGATGCCCGACGAACTCTCCGGTGGCATGAAGCGCCGTGTGGCCCTGGCCCGCGCCATCGCACTGGACCCGCAGATCCTCATGTACGACGAGCCTTTCGTCGGTCAGGACCCCATCGCCATGGGCGTACTGGTGCGGCTCATCCGCCTCCTCAACGATGCCCTGGGCATCACCAGCATCGTGGTCTCCCATGACCTGGCGGAAACCGCCAGCATCGCCGACTACATCTATGTGGTGGGGGATGCCCAGGTGCTGGGGCAGGGGACCCCCGCCGAGCTCATGGAGTCGGATAACCCGAGGATCCGCCAGTTCATGAAAGGCATCCCCGACGGGCCGGTGCCCTTTCACTTCCCGGCACCCGATTACCGCAACGATTTGCTGGGAGAGCGTTGA
- the mlaD gene encoding outer membrane lipid asymmetry maintenance protein MlaD: MQIRTLEIGVGLFLLAGLLALLLLALRVSGLSVGGASETYKVYAHFDNIAGLTVRAKVTMAGVTIGKVTAIDLDRESYTGRVTMELEKRVDNLPTDSTASILTAGLLGEKYIGISVGGDDQLLKDGGTIRDTQSALVLEDLIGKFLLNTVNKESK, from the coding sequence ATGCAAATCCGCACCCTGGAAATTGGTGTCGGCCTGTTCCTCCTGGCCGGGTTGCTCGCCCTGCTGCTCCTGGCGTTGCGCGTGAGCGGCCTGTCGGTCGGTGGCGCCAGCGAAACCTATAAGGTCTATGCGCATTTCGACAATATCGCCGGTTTGACTGTCAGAGCAAAAGTGACCATGGCCGGTGTGACCATCGGCAAGGTCACCGCCATCGATCTGGACCGCGAAAGCTACACCGGCAGGGTCACCATGGAGCTGGAGAAGCGCGTCGACAACCTGCCGACCGATTCCACCGCTTCCATCCTCACTGCCGGCCTGCTGGGCGAGAAGTACATCGGCATCAGCGTCGGCGGCGACGACCAGCTGCTGAAGGACGGCGGCACCATCCGCGACACCCAGTCCGCGCTGGTGCTGGAAGACCTGATCGGCAAGTTCCTGCTCAACACGGTGAATAAGGAAAGCAAGTGA
- the lptC gene encoding LPS export ABC transporter periplasmic protein LptC, producing the protein MSKNFRLALILIPVAALLIALGYWNIRPESFMERQASAQADENAIDFYVVNASSVQYQEDGKRHYEMTAAKLEHVKASDVTLLTNPDLQLYRGTEFPWHVQSERGEVSPEGEQVELIDKVRVARTDAKGRPTILTTSRLTVFPDKQYAETQQAVRIDAANGVTTAQGMKAYLNDSRMILQSNVRGQHEVR; encoded by the coding sequence ATGTCGAAGAACTTCCGCCTCGCCCTGATCCTGATCCCGGTCGCCGCCCTGCTGATCGCGCTGGGCTACTGGAACATCCGCCCGGAAAGCTTCATGGAGCGCCAGGCCAGCGCACAGGCGGACGAGAACGCCATCGACTTCTACGTGGTCAATGCCTCCAGCGTGCAGTACCAGGAAGACGGCAAGCGTCACTATGAAATGACTGCCGCCAAGCTGGAACACGTCAAGGCCAGCGACGTGACGCTGCTGACCAATCCGGACCTGCAGCTCTACCGCGGCACCGAATTCCCCTGGCACGTGCAGAGCGAGCGCGGCGAAGTCAGCCCCGAAGGGGAGCAGGTGGAACTGATCGACAAGGTCCGCGTGGCACGCACCGATGCCAAGGGCCGGCCGACCATTCTCACCACCAGCCGCCTGACCGTGTTCCCGGACAAGCAATATGCGGAAACCCAGCAAGCCGTTAGAATCGACGCCGCCAACGGGGTTACCACGGCACAAGGAATGAAAGCGTACTTGAATGACAGCAGGATGATCCTGCAGTCCAACGTAAGAGGCCAGCATGAGGTTCGTTAA